From a single Nicotiana tomentosiformis chromosome 2, ASM39032v3, whole genome shotgun sequence genomic region:
- the LOC138906328 gene encoding uncharacterized protein — MDTICIIVTFNGRWTADYKYLDHQTKLVLVPEAIRFEDFINQVFEVIELDRDKFEAMIWFDINMGTSKGMLVSKDLYLHTCIELLKSHSLFKGCRFIVDISERVFDSTSTFEHVNTETQQDNQDKFQEIMEIDVVEAQPITEEVLQTFDSIQVEGQSIIKIDNEQALGIQVLESAPVVRSSSTRYSLKCNDDRCGWCVHAFKIKDSTLFKIVKIEKNHDCSVNTMKADQRHATSKLISGYIIDNLRDPRFEVTPAFVMAEMQILHGLDIGYHKAWRAIQRASALIRGTPEENYELLSSNLFLYMFYAYGSSIAGWNHCRPVIAVDATFLKSKYRGVLMISVSKDENNQIFPLAFGIAETENNNSYEWHQSIAHGIAKVYPECHHGICIYHLEQNLKRRKVKSEVIKLFQSAARVYRRKEFDLYMSDIAKVDKKTFDYLME, encoded by the exons ATGGATACAATATGTATTATAGTTACTTTTAATGGTAGATGGACTGCAGACTATAAGTATCTTGATCATCAAACAAAGCTTGTTCTAGTACCTGAGGCAATTCGATTTGAAGATTTCATTAACCAGGTCTTTGAAGTTATTGAATTGGATAGAGACAAGTTTGAAGCAATGATATGGTTTGATATCAATATGGGAACAAGCAAGGGAATGCTTGTATCCAAAGATTTATATCTTCACACATGTATAGAGTTACTAAAAAGTCATTCACTCTTCAAGGGCTGTCGTTTCATTGTTGATATTTCGGAAAGAGTTTTTGATTCTACAAGCACCTTTGAACATGTCAATACAGAAACTCAACAAGATAATCAAGACAAATTCCAAGAGATAATGGAAATAGATGTGGTTGAAGCTCAACCAATTACTGAAGAGGTGCTTCAAACATTTGATTCTATTCAAGTAGAAGGACAAAGCATTATAAAGATTGACAACGAACAAGCTTTGGGTATTCAAGTCTTAGAGAGTGCACCG GTTGTTAGATCAAGCTCAACAAGATATTCGTTGAAATGCAATGATGATAGGTGTGGGTGGTGTGTGCATGCTTTCAAAATTAAAGATTCAACACTATTCAAGATAGTAAAGAttgagaaaaatcatgactgctcAGTTAACACTATGAAAGCTGATCAAAGACATGCAACTTCAAAGTTGATTAGTGGTTACATTATCGACAATCTTCGAGACCCAAGGTTTGAAGTTACACCAGCCTTTGTCATGGCAGAAATGCAAATATTGCATGGGCTAGACATTGGTTATCACAAGGCGTGGCGTGCTATTCAACGTGCTTCAGCTTTAATAAGAGGAACTCCTGAAGAGAATTATGAATTATTGTCTTCAAACTT GTttctttatatgttttatgcATATGGATCATCAATAGCTGGTTGGAATCATTGTAGACCAGTGATTGCTGTTGATGCAACCTTTTTGAAGTCAAAATATCGTGGTGTTTTAATGATTTCAGTTTCAAAGGATGAAAATAACCAAATATTCCCATTAGCATTTGGAATTGCAGAAACTGAAAATAACAATTCCTATGAGTG GCATCAATCTATTGCACATGGCATTGCAAAGGTATATCCTGAATGCCACCATGGGatttgtatctatcatttggagcAGAACCTAAAGCGAAGGAAAGTGAAAAGTGAGGTCATAAAACTTTTCCAAAGTGCTGCAAGAGTATACAGGCGCAAAGAATTTGATCTATACATGTCAGATATAGCAAAAGTTGATAAGAAGACTTTTGACTACTTGATGGAATAA